TATTAGTCGGATTTATTTTATGTATAAAAGTGCTATTTAGAAATAAATTAACCCCCCGGTGGCAATATATGCTGTGGATCGTATTAATGATAAGACTCCTTTTACCGTGGTCGCCAGATAGCTCTTATAGCATTTACTCATTACTTTCTTATAGTTCTAGCGTATCGGAAGTTATTCCAAAAAATATGCCGGCTACTGAGAATATAGTAAACATAGAAAGCGAACGAAAAGTGGAATTGAAATCAAATTCTAAAATGGTAACAAAAACTAGCGAACCGGAAGTAAAAGTCAGTTCGGAAAAACAGACTACATTTTCTTTATACAAACTTGCTTTGTATGTTTGGATAGCTGGGTTAATCATATTAGCGGTCATCACGTTTCTTACAAATAGCCGTTTATATTCTTACATAAAGAAACAACCGGATATTACGGATGAACAGGCCATTACAGTGTTTAATCGCTGTAAGCAATCTATGAAAATGAAGAAGGCGGTTTCGTTACGTCTAGCGGGAAAGATTGCGAGCCCAACTGTGTTTAGTTTCTTTCGTCCGAAAGTATTACTATCAAAAAAACATATGAAAGTATTAAATGAGCAACAATTACAATATGTCTTTTACCATGAGTTAGCTCATATTAAGAGAAACGATGTAGCTGTAAATTGGATTATGTACAGTTTAATCCTATTAAATTGGTTCAATCCGATTCTTTGGTACGCCTATTTTTGTATGCGAGAAGATCAAGAATTAGCCTGTGATGCATATGCACTTACTTTTATAGATAAAGAGGAACAAATTGCATACGGACATACAATTATTACCCTTCTAGAACACTATTCCTATCAAGTACCAAGCCTAGCAAATTTAAGTAGAAATAAACGAACACTAAAAAGGAGAATCGTTATGATTAAAAAATTCCAAAAGAAATCGTATCGCCTTTCTTTACTTGGAGTGATTGCGATAGCAGCTATAGCAGGCGGATTTTTATTAAATGCAAGGATAACTGAGGGAGATGAAAGACAGGAAGAAAAGATTGTAGAAAAAAAGCAACATAAAGCGGCTTTTGAAGAAGCGATAGAAACAGTATTAGGTACACCAGAGAATGCAAGTAGAGAATGGGGTATGTCGATAAAGTCATATAAAATGAATACAGATTTTTTGTATTTGGCAGAAAAGAATTTTACGAAAGAAGAATTTGAGCAGTATGTTCAATTATTTAAGGAAGCGCAAGAAATTCATAAGAAAGCAATGGTTAAGAAAAATGTGCCTGAGAATTATGATGGAGATACAAAGGAATATAAACCTGAACGCTTGAAGAAAGCTGATCAAGAAAGACTAGCTACTATTGAGAAGACATTAAAGCCGCTTGAAGATAAGCTGGAGAAGTCTTTAACATATACTATAGAAGAAGCAAAAGAACATGTACCGTATCAAATTAAGCAGCCGACTTATATACCAGAAGGTTATGAGCTAAAGAGAGAATGGGCTGACTCATATTTTGGAAGAGATGTAGAATTAGTTATTAAATCAGAATATACAAAAGGGAAATATGGTTTTACGATTTATCAGTCAAGGATGTATATGGATGGTAATGGTAATGGTGGTAAGGATCCACTACACTATATGATGCCTGGAGAAGAGAATTTAGAAAGTTATAGTTTAGACGGGAAAGGAATGGTCTATAATAAATCTTCTCATGGAGAGGGGAAGTTAAGAGGCCTTAAAATGTTTGTACCAGCACAAGGTAAGAATAGTGATTATCAAATTGTCATAGTGAATGATATTTTTACAAGAGATACAAAGATATACGAAGAGATAATCGATGATGAGCTAACTAAGAAAGAAATGGAGAAAATATTACTTTCTATGTCAAAATAATAGACAGTGTTCTTAAACCTTTGGTTTTAAGAACACTGTCTATTTTATTAAATTTCTAGTGGGATCTAGTCAGCAATTATTTACGAATATATTCTAGCTTTCCATACAAGTATACTTTTTGATAAACTATGGACAGTATGATATACACTGACTGGAATTTTTTTATACTGGAAATAATAAAAAGAGAACTTGTATAGAATGTAAGCGTGTGGTAATATCAAAGATGTACTGATTGACTATATTATCCAATTGGTCATTTTTGGAGGTGACAATGTGGCGATAGATCGAAAACGTTCTATTATTGAAGCTGCAACAAAGTCTTTTTCAGCGTTCGGTTATAAAGCAACAACGATGGATCAAGTAGCGAAGTTAGCGAATGTAGGAAAAGGAACGATTTATACTTTTTTCAAAAATAAAGAAGAGCTATTTGGTGAAATTATTTCTAATTTAATTACAGAAATGAAGCAAGTTGCAGAAAGTGCAATTCGTTCAGATGTTTCATTTTTTGAAAATGTACATAGAGCATTATATAGCATCTTGGAATTTAGAAAAGAACATCAGCTCATGATTAAATTAATTCAAGAAGAGCGCGATATGGGAACGAAAGAAGTACAAGAAGTTATGCAACAAGTTGATGTGGAAATCGTTTCTGTTATTCAATCGTATTTAAAGATTGCGATTGAAAAAGGTGAAATTAGCAAATGTGATCCAGAAATTACAGCATTTATTATGCTGCGTCTATATGTATCGCTTATTTTTGATTGGGAAAAAAATCACGAACCGCTAGAAAAAGAAAAAATTGCAGAGTTATTTGAACTTTATTTATTAAAAGGATTGTCAAACTAAGATAATCCTTTTAATTTTATAAAAAATGACCAAATGAACAATGCGGTCATATATTTAAGTTAAGGGGGGATATAGAAAAATTATAATCATAATAAGAAAAAGTTGCATAGTAATAAATTCAGGGATAAGGCATATGTATGAACAAGTATAGCCTTTTTGTTTGGGTAAAAATGACTATATGAACATTTTGGTCATTTTATAAAAAGGGGGAGAAATTATGAAAGGGAATCAGTTACTTCGGAAAGAGTTCACGGAAATTATAAAAAGTAAAAAAATATTAATTCCAATTATTGCGGTCTTATTCGTACCGATTTTATATGCAGGGATGTTTTTGTGGGCCTTTTGGGATCCGTATAAACAGTTAGATGACTTACCAGTTGCAGTAGTCAATTTAGATAAAGGCGCAGTATTTGATGGGAAACCAATTGAGGTCGGAAAAGGGCTCGTTGATAATTTAAAAGATAATAAAAGTTTTAAATGGGAGTTCGTAAGTGAAAAAGAAGCGAAGAAAGGAATGGAAGGTAGAAAGTATTACATGTTAGTGCGCATTCCAGATGACTTCTCAAGTAACGCTACAACGTTACTAAAAGACAATCCAAAGCCATTAAACTTAGAGTACATTCCAAATGAAAGTTTAAACTTCTTATCTTCACAAATTGGAGGAACAGCCATTGAAAAGATTAAAACTGAAGTATCAAGCACGTTAACGAAAACATATGCAGAGAAAATGTTCGATTCTATTAAAGACGTCTCAAAAGGATTAGCAGATGGAGCGGAAGGGGCAAGTAAACTACACGACGGATCAAGTGAATTGCATGATGGTTCAAGTAAAGTGACGGATGGCCTTCATACACTTCAAGGGAAATCAGGGGAGATGAAGGATGGAGTTGGTAGGTTAATAGATGGCTCTGGAAAAGTGACAGATGGCCTTTATACGTTGCAAGGAAAATCAGGGGAAATGACAGTTGGTATTAATAAACTGTTAGATGGCTCAGGTCAGGTAACATCTGGTTTGTATACGTTGCAAGGGAAATCAGGGGAGATGGAAACAGGTATTAATAAATTGTTAGATGGCTCAGGTCAGGTAACAGATGGCTCAAGTAAAGTAACCAATGGTTTAAATGTATTAAACGGTAAAACAGGAGAAATGAAGAGTGGAATTACTGAACTAGTAAATGGAGCAGGGCAGCTTTACGGTGGTTCTAGTCAAGTTAATAGTGGTTTAAATTTACTTGTTAATAAATCGGGTGAGTTACAAAAATGGATAGGAAATCTTTCTGATGGATCAGGGCAATTGTATGGTGGTTTAAAAGAATTAGAGGATAAATCTATTGAATTAAATAATGGCTTGAAAAGTGTGTCTGCAGGCTCTAACAAATTAGAAAAAGGTACAGGCGAACTTTCAAGTGGTTTAGAGAAACTAGATGGTACAAAAAATCAATTAGAAGAAGGCGCACAAAAAATTCAGCAAGGTTTGCAAGATTTAAATAATCAAGTACACAGTGTTGTAACGAATCAATCAAATGAACAGAAATCATCCAATACAGTACAGCAAGTAAATGCAGAGATAAATAAAACAGTGGAAAGCGTTGGGCAACTAAAAGAAGATTCGCTATCTAATGTAGAGAATGCAAATCAAATGACAAAAGATGTTGCAGCTTTGAAAGAACAAATCGCAAGTCTCCCACAAGAATATCAAGATAAGTTAGAACCATTTATAGCAAATGTTAAGAAAAGCACAGAGGCAGTTCAAAAGAAATCAACAGAACTTGTAGGGACAACAAATACAGCAAATAAAAATGTATTAGAGTTAAAAAGTGTAATGAGTGAGGAGAGAGAGGGAGCACAAATAAAGGTATCAAGTCCAGAAAATCTAAATGGTTTAGTAGCTGGTATCGAAAAATTAGCAAAAGAGCAAAATAAATTTCTTGCTAATTTCCAAGGATTTGGTCAAGGATTAGGGGTAGCAAAACTTGGAGCAAATAATGTAACAGAGGGAAGTAAAGAATTAAATGTTGGTGTTAGCAAATTGGCTGAAAATGGGCCGAAGCTTGTAAGTGGAGTTAATGAATTGAAAAATGGTGCAGGTAAGCTAAGTGGTGGCTTAGGTGAATTATCTACAGGATCCAATCAATTAATTACAGGTGTAAATCAATTAGCGGATGGCTCTGGAAAAGTGACAAATGGTTTAGAAAAACTAAATGGTGGTTTAGGTGAATTATCTATCGGCGCCAATCAAATGGCAGTGGGGATAAATCAGTTAGCAGGGGGAGCTAGTCAAGTCACAGAAGGCTCCGGCCAAGTAACAACAGGCTTAGGCACATTATCAGGGGGAACAGGTCAACTAGTTGATGGAGTAAACAAGTTAGCAAACGGTTCCGGTCAAGTAACAACAGGCTTAGGCACATTATCAGGAGGAACAGGTCAATTAGTTGATGGAGTAAACAAGTTAGCAAACGGTTCCGGTCAAGTAACAACAGGCTTAGGCACATTATCAAATGGCTCAACCCAGCTAATCGACGGAGTAAATAAACTAGCAGACGGATCAGGAAAAGTAACTGATGGACTAGTGAAAGTAAACGATGGTTCAAGTGAACTTGCAGAGAAACTTGGCGAAGGAGCAGAAAAAACTGGTGAAGTAAAAGGGACGGATAAAACGTATGATATGTTTGCAAGTCCTGTAAAAGTGAAGACGGAGAAAATGGCGGAAGTTCCTAACTACGGAACTGGATTTACGCCGTATTTCCTATCACTCGGTTTATTCGTTGGGGCATTACTATTATCAATCGTATATCCATTACGTGATACAGTAGGAGTTCCAAAATCAGGATTTAGTTGGTTTATTAGTAAGTTCGGTGTTTTACTATCAGTTGGTATTATTCAAGCGATAGTAGCAGATGTTATATTACTGTTCGGATTGGGTGTAGAAGTACAAAGCATTCCATACTTCATACTCTTTAGTATCATTACAAGTTTAGCATTTATCGCATTAATTCAATGTTTAGTAACAGCATTCGGTGATGCAGGCCGTTTTATTGCCATTATCACATTAATTATGCAGCTTACAACGAGTGCCGGAACATTCCCGCTAGAATTGATTCCGAAGTTTTTACAACCATTCAATGCTTGGTTACCGATGACATACTCTGTATCAGGATTGAAAGCAGTCGTATCGAGTGGAGACTTTGACTTCATG
This DNA window, taken from Bacillus cereus ATCC 14579, encodes the following:
- a CDS encoding YhgE/Pip family protein; amino-acid sequence: MKGNQLLRKEFTEIIKSKKILIPIIAVLFVPILYAGMFLWAFWDPYKQLDDLPVAVVNLDKGAVFDGKPIEVGKGLVDNLKDNKSFKWEFVSEKEAKKGMEGRKYYMLVRIPDDFSSNATTLLKDNPKPLNLEYIPNESLNFLSSQIGGTAIEKIKTEVSSTLTKTYAEKMFDSIKDVSKGLADGAEGASKLHDGSSELHDGSSKVTDGLHTLQGKSGEMKDGVGRLIDGSGKVTDGLYTLQGKSGEMTVGINKLLDGSGQVTSGLYTLQGKSGEMETGINKLLDGSGQVTDGSSKVTNGLNVLNGKTGEMKSGITELVNGAGQLYGGSSQVNSGLNLLVNKSGELQKWIGNLSDGSGQLYGGLKELEDKSIELNNGLKSVSAGSNKLEKGTGELSSGLEKLDGTKNQLEEGAQKIQQGLQDLNNQVHSVVTNQSNEQKSSNTVQQVNAEINKTVESVGQLKEDSLSNVENANQMTKDVAALKEQIASLPQEYQDKLEPFIANVKKSTEAVQKKSTELVGTTNTANKNVLELKSVMSEEREGAQIKVSSPENLNGLVAGIEKLAKEQNKFLANFQGFGQGLGVAKLGANNVTEGSKELNVGVSKLAENGPKLVSGVNELKNGAGKLSGGLGELSTGSNQLITGVNQLADGSGKVTNGLEKLNGGLGELSIGANQMAVGINQLAGGASQVTEGSGQVTTGLGTLSGGTGQLVDGVNKLANGSGQVTTGLGTLSGGTGQLVDGVNKLANGSGQVTTGLGTLSNGSTQLIDGVNKLADGSGKVTDGLVKVNDGSSELAEKLGEGAEKTGEVKGTDKTYDMFASPVKVKTEKMAEVPNYGTGFTPYFLSLGLFVGALLLSIVYPLRDTVGVPKSGFSWFISKFGVLLSVGIIQAIVADVILLFGLGVEVQSIPYFILFSIITSLAFIALIQCLVTAFGDAGRFIAIITLIMQLTTSAGTFPLELIPKFLQPFNAWLPMTYSVSGLKAVVSSGDFDFMWQNIGMLMIFIVVLSLGTIASLTLMHKRQFKNVAENQSVEA
- a CDS encoding TetR/AcrR family transcriptional regulator, with protein sequence MAIDRKRSIIEAATKSFSAFGYKATTMDQVAKLANVGKGTIYTFFKNKEELFGEIISNLITEMKQVAESAIRSDVSFFENVHRALYSILEFRKEHQLMIKLIQEERDMGTKEVQEVMQQVDVEIVSVIQSYLKIAIEKGEISKCDPEITAFIMLRLYVSLIFDWEKNHEPLEKEKIAELFELYLLKGLSN
- a CDS encoding M56 family metallopeptidase yields the protein MINTLINVYLPHFFDWLIETSLMASILVGFILCIKVLFRNKLTPRWQYMLWIVLMIRLLLPWSPDSSYSIYSLLSYSSSVSEVIPKNMPATENIVNIESERKVELKSNSKMVTKTSEPEVKVSSEKQTTFSLYKLALYVWIAGLIILAVITFLTNSRLYSYIKKQPDITDEQAITVFNRCKQSMKMKKAVSLRLAGKIASPTVFSFFRPKVLLSKKHMKVLNEQQLQYVFYHELAHIKRNDVAVNWIMYSLILLNWFNPILWYAYFCMREDQELACDAYALTFIDKEEQIAYGHTIITLLEHYSYQVPSLANLSRNKRTLKRRIVMIKKFQKKSYRLSLLGVIAIAAIAGGFLLNARITEGDERQEEKIVEKKQHKAAFEEAIETVLGTPENASREWGMSIKSYKMNTDFLYLAEKNFTKEEFEQYVQLFKEAQEIHKKAMVKKNVPENYDGDTKEYKPERLKKADQERLATIEKTLKPLEDKLEKSLTYTIEEAKEHVPYQIKQPTYIPEGYELKREWADSYFGRDVELVIKSEYTKGKYGFTIYQSRMYMDGNGNGGKDPLHYMMPGEENLESYSLDGKGMVYNKSSHGEGKLRGLKMFVPAQGKNSDYQIVIVNDIFTRDTKIYEEIIDDELTKKEMEKILLSMSK